The genomic stretch CTGCCCATCGATCAGGGGATAGCGCAGGTTCCAGCGCTGGGCTAGGCGAACGAGCGCCTCGTATACGGGCATATCTCCGTGTGGGTGATAGCGCTTGAGCACCTCACCCACAACTCCCGCGCACTTTGAGTGCTTGCGGTTAGAGACGAGGCCCTCTTTTAGCATCGCATACAGCACGCGCCGTTGTACCGGCTTAAGGCCATCACGTACGTCTGGCAGGGCGCGTCCGACGATAACGCTCATGGCGTAGTCCAGGTAGGACTGACGCATCTCGGATTCAATCGTTATGGGGCTAATAAGTGAGTGATTTTCCATCCCGTAAGGATATGTGATGGGGGGCGGTAGTTCAAGGGTCTATAAGGCCGGAAACACCATAAAATTGCTCTGTTTTGCCGGCTCATTAAAGGCTCTGAATGGGGCTGCCTTGTGTGACTGTGCGGACTGTAAAAAACCTGCTATACCAGCCAATATTGCTTGAATAATAATTCCCTAGGCCTTTCCATGAAACTTTCGATAGTCATTCCATGCTACAACGAGTGCGCCACGATTCAGCAGATCGTAGATGCGGTTAAGAGCTCACCGGTAAGGGACAAGGAGATCGTTATAGTTGACGACTGCTCGACCGATGGTACCCAAGAGATCTTAAGGACCGTGATCATCTCGCAGGTTGATAAGATCCTTTTCCACGAGGTTAATCAGGGCAAGGGCGCGGCGCTGCGTACCGGATTCAAGCACGTTACTGGCGATGTTGTGATAGTCCAGGACGCCGATATGGAGTACGACCCACAGGAGTACCCGATGCTTATGGAGCCGATTGAAAAGGGGCGCGCGGATGTGGTTTTTGGCTCCCGTTTTATCGGAGCACAGCCGCACCGCGTGGTATACTTTTGGCACATGATGGGCAATCGCTTCCTGACCCTACTTTCGAACATGTGCACCAATTTAAACCTGACCGATATGGAGACCTGCTATAAGCTTTTTCGGCGCGAGGTTATCCAATCCATTGAGATTGAGGAGTCCCGTTTCGGCTTCGAGCCTGAAATTACCGCCAAGGTGGCGGCGATGGGGTGTCGGATCTACGAAGTGGGTATCTCTTATTACGGGCGCACGTACGACGAGGGCAAGAAGATCGGATGGCGCGATGGGGTCCGAGCGATCTACGCGATCGTAAAGTATAATTTATTAAGAAGTTGCCCCAAAAAGTTCGTAGCGCCCGAGCTACGACATGAGAAGATCTCTAAGATTACGCCGGAGGCAGCTGAGAGCCGATAATATACGGCTTAACGTGGTGTAGCA from Pseudomonadota bacterium encodes the following:
- a CDS encoding glycosyltransferase family 2 protein, which encodes MKLSIVIPCYNECATIQQIVDAVKSSPVRDKEIVIVDDCSTDGTQEILRTVIISQVDKILFHEVNQGKGAALRTGFKHVTGDVVIVQDADMEYDPQEYPMLMEPIEKGRADVVFGSRFIGAQPHRVVYFWHMMGNRFLTLLSNMCTNLNLTDMETCYKLFRREVIQSIEIEESRFGFEPEITAKVAAMGCRIYEVGISYYGRTYDEGKKIGWRDGVRAIYAIVKYNLLRSCPKKFVAPELRHEKISKITPEAAESR